A genome region from Euphorbia lathyris chromosome 4, ddEupLath1.1, whole genome shotgun sequence includes the following:
- the LOC136225778 gene encoding vacuolar protein sorting-associated protein 60.1 — protein sequence MRRVFGVKKDKEPPPSINDASDRINKRGESVDDKIKRLDAELTRYREQIKKTRPGPAQEAVKARAMRVLKQKRMYEGQRDMLYNQTFNLDQVAFAAEGIKDAQQTMTALKSANKELKGMMKTVKIQDIDNLQDEMMDLMDVSNEIQETLGRSYNVPDDIDEEELMGELDALEADMGMETESDGMPSYLQPDKESDMDSELNLPSAPSGHTAGRNNAQVEDELGLPAVPRASLRG from the exons ATGAGGAGAGTATTCGGCGTTAAGAAAGACAAAGAACCTCCTCCTTCTATTAACGATGCTTCTGATAGG ATTAATAAAAGAGGGGAATCAGTCGACGATAAGATCAAAAGGCTTGACGCTGAGCTCACTAGATATAGGGAGCAGATTAAGAAAACACGCCCGGGACCCGCTCAGGAGGCGGTTAAAGCTCGAGCCATGAGGGTTCTTAAGCAAAAACGAAT GTATGAAGGACAAAGGGACATGCTTTACAACCAAACTTTCAATCTTGATCAAGTTGCATTTGCTGCTGAGGGTATTAAAGATGCTCAACAAACT ATGACAGCACTGAAATCTGCAAACAAGGAGCTGAAAGGAATGATGAAAACCGTGAAGATCCAAGACATAGAT AACTTGCAAGACGagatgatggatctgatggaTGTAAGTAATGAAATCCAAGAGACACTGGGTAGAAGCTACAATGTGCCTGATGATATAGATGAGGAAGAACTCATGGGAG AACTTGATGCACTAGAAGCAGACATGGGAATGGAAACAGAATCTGATGGTATGCCTTCTTATCTGCAACCTGATAAGGAATCTGATATGGATTCAGAACTGAACTTGCCTTCAGCCCCATCGGGACATACAGCTGGTAGAAACAATGCCCAG GTTGAGGATGAACTAGGTTTGCCTGCTGTTCCTCGGGCATCACTTCGTGGTTAG